The nucleotide sequence GGTCCGAGACGGCTGCTCCTGGGTTTTCTTCCATCAATAGCTGCCTTTCATAATTGATTGCTACAGAGCGTTCACAAGATGAAGATCAGTATTTAAAACGTTTGTGTTTCCAGGATTGTAATGCCAACCAATTATGACATGGTTTGCTAGCGATGGCAAGTTTAGATTACTTCATTTCACACTCGACAGTACATGAGATGTATGCTAGAATGCAGCATGGCTTACTGGCAATGTCATTATTTCATCTTTGTCGTTGGAGGAACGGAACTTAGGAGGAGTCTATCATGGAAGCTGTACTGAATGGTCCTTCGGGGCGAATCAATCTGGGGCCTGGCGAGATTACGGTTGGCCGCCTGGCAGATAATAAACTGGTGGTGAATGATCCAAAGGCTTCATCACATCATGCTATTATTCGCCCGGCCGGTCAAGGCTATAGTATCACCGATCTGGGAAGCACGAATGGCACGTTCGTGAATGAACGCAAGCTCTCACCCAATTCCCCGACGACCTTGAATCCAGGGGATAAAATCCGCATCGGCGATACGACCTACTCCTATGAAGTGGTTGGAGCCGCTCCCATCGCTCCGACCGTCTATGGAGGACCCGGAGGCCTGGGATACGACCCAACAGTTGCTGCTCCTTCCCCTTACGCAAATAACCCATCCTACCTGCCCACTGAGGCAGCGGCCTCCCCATACAGTCAGTACGAAGCAAGCCCACCGCCTGCCTACCAGCCGCCGCTGGATTACCAGGCGCCACCGGTACAGCAACCCTACGCGGCACCACCGCCTCCCGCTTATTCTCCATATGGAGCACCAGCCGCGCAACCTGCCTATGGCGCAGCCGTTGGAGCAGTTCCTGGCGCCGGCGCACCTCCCGCACGGCAGAGCCGGCGCACACTCTGGATCGTGCTGGGCGTGGTGGGTGTTGTAATAGTACTCGCAATCCTTTTGTTCGCGGTTGTGGCAGCAAATGCATCCACTCCCACGAAGACGCTGGATACATTCTGCAACGCCATTAAAAATCGGGATTATCAAACTGCCTACAACCAGCTATCCAGTTTCCGCCAGACCCAGATCTCTGAGGCTGACTTTGCCAATTTCTTCTCTTCAGCCACTTCATGCTCCTACAGTACCCCTGCTGTGAATGGTAGTAGCGCAACAACGACCCTGACGTTTTTCACCAATTCAGGGTCAGTTAACGGGGCAACCAATATGGTACAGGAGAATGGTACCTGGAAGATCGATGCCATTAATTTTCCAACGCAATAGAGGGAGCTAGAGTATGCAAGCAGCACTCAACGGCCCTATGGGAAGAACAGTCCTGGAACCGGCGGTTCTCACTATCGGAAGTAGTCCCGATAACCAGCTGGTACTGCATGATGCCAATGTAGCAGAATACCAGGCGGAGATTCGCCCGGATGGTCAGGGCTATAGCATCACTGACCTGGGAAGCGGCAGCGGTACGTTTGTAAATGGGCAGCGCCTGGCATGGGATATGCCCCGCAAACTGAATCCCGGCGATACGATTACCATCGGCGACACGACATTCACTTACGAGGCGGATAGTATACCCCCATGGCAAAGCAGTTCGGAGCAAATGCAAGAGGTTCCGCCAGCCGGAACTGCGCAACCAGAGGCCGAGGCGAATCAGCAACAAGAGATGCCCCAGCAGGATCACAGCATCTCTTCAGGTTTCTCTCCCGCCGTGCCTGCTGCTACAGAAAATACAGCGTATGGCGTAGCAATCCCAGAAGGAACGCCGCCGCCAGCTGGTGGACCGAGCTACTGGCCACCATTCCCGCAGCAAGGATATCCAGGCAGCAGCCCAGGTTATCCCTGGGCTATGCCAGCTCCCACTGTGGTGCCCGCGGCCCCGCCTGCACGTCGTCGCAGAACATGGCTATGGATTTCGCTCATCGTGCTTGTGCTGTTGATAGCAGGGGGAGCCGCACTTTTCTATTTCGCTCGCCCTACGCCTGAGAAGACGTTGGATGCATATTGCCAGGCCCTGCAAGCGCAAAATTATGCCGCGGCTTATAACCAGCTTGCGACTTCCTTACAAAATATGGAAACCGAGCCTCAGTACGCCGCCACCGCACAGGCCCTGGGCAAGACCACTTCCTGCATGCATAGTTCCGCCAATATCATTGCCAATACTGCAACCGCGACCTTGACGCTCGTTACATCGGGACATACCTATCATGGAACGGTCACGCTCTTACAGGACAGCAGCAACAATTGGAAGATCAGTATACTGCTTTCCTCACCTGAGATGACGATGACCACTTTTTGCAATGCCCTGGCAAGCGGTGATTACCAGACCGCCTATAGCACGCTCTCCAGCGATTTGAAAAGCCGAAACACGGAAGCGCAGTTTGAGACGGATTTCGCGGGTCTCACGTGTTCTTATAGTAAGATCATTGTCTCTGGAATCAACGCGGCAGCCGATACAACCTTTAAAAACGCGAGCGGGTCACCAGCCTCCGCGATCATCTTGCTCGTCGAGGATCATAATAGCAACAATGATTGGAAAATCAATGGCATACAATAATAAATAAAAGGAGCCGAACGTGAGAGCTGCTCTTAACAGCCCATCAGGTCAATTTATGCTGGGGCAGGATAGTGTAACAATTGGTCGAGGCAGGGATAATTCGATTGCTTTAAATGATGCCCAGGCATCATCACGGCACGCCGAGATTCACCCGCAGGGTGAGGGCTACGTGATCACCGATCTCGGCAGCACCAATGGAACGTTCATCAATTCGCAGCGCCTGGCGCCGAATGTGCCTCATGAACTGAAGCCGAACGATTTTATTCGCATCGGCAGCACAGAATTCTCTTACCAGACGTATGGGGCAGACGGTAATCAGGAGTCTGAAGCAACGATTGCCAACCCGAATGCATGGAGCAATCCGAGTTACGCACCCACGGCAGGGATACCGCCCGCTGCCCCAGCGCCGAATTATAATCCAAATGCCGGAGCATATCCACCGCCTGCAAACTATCCACCGCCCACTCCGGATTACCCGAACTACGGCACGCCACCGCAGCAGCCATATGCGCCACCGGTTCAACCCGGTCAATATAATGCCTATGGTCAATCCGGCACAACCTCACCTGGACTGCCGGTACAGCCTGCCGCGCCTGCAAGAAAGAGCCGGTTGGGATTATGGATCGGGCTGATTGTTCTTCTGCTAATCATCATTGGCGCGGCGGCAGCAGCTTTCTGGTATGTGAATCGCTCCACGCCGACCAAAACATTACAGGCTTACTGCAATGCGCTTCAGACCAATGACGCGCAGGAAGCCTATAACCAGCTCTCCTCTCAGTTTCAGGCGCGAGTAAGCTTACAGCAGTATAAGAACTCTTTTAACACCGGAGAGCAATTGCTGAATTCGCCAGTTCTGGGGGGAATCAAGAGCTGTACAGTGAGCAATGTGCAAGAAAATGGCTCCTCGGCGACCGGTACAATCGTGATTGCCGTCAATAACAGCAACAGGACATTTTCTTTCCCCACAAACCTTACCGATGAAAACGGGACCTGGAAGATCAACAACACGACGAGAACACCGACAACCTAGTTTCGCCAGGCGTTGAAACTATGCCGGTGTTCCAATTTAAAATAGCCAGTGCATAAGCACAGCCATGAGGCATCCCGAATTTCCCGGACGCATAACACGAACACGCAGCACACTTTGGCAGTGCTGCGTGTTCTTTCTGATATCTGATAGAGGTGCGACAGATACAGCTAGAAAATCATCGGCAAATTAAGCCCGTTTTCCTTCGCACACTCTATGGCTTCTTCGTATCCGGCGTCAGCATGTCGCATAACGCCGGATGCGGGGTCGTTGGTCAGCACCCGCTCCAGGCGTTTTGCAGCTGCTGGTGTGCCGTCGGCCACTATTACCTGCCCGGCGTGCTGTGAGAAGCCCATGCCGACTCCGCCACCGTGATGGAAACTGACCCAGGTCGCACCACTCGCGCAGTTGAGCAGAGCATTGAGTACCGGCCAATCGGAAACTGCATCGGAGCCGTCTTTCATCCCTTCGGTTTCACGGTTAGGGCTGGCGACCGAGCCGGAATCAAGATGGTCGCGGCCAATGACTATTGGTGCGCGGAGTTCGCCTCTGGCGACCATTTCATTGAACGCCAGCCCAAGCCTTGCGCGCTCGCCTAACCCCACCCAGCAGATGCGTGCAGGCAAGCCCTGGAAATGGATTTTCTGGCGTGCCATATCCAGCCAGCGGTGCAGATGCGGGTTATCCGGGATCAGTTCCTTTACTTTGGCATCAGTTTTGTAAATATCTTCCGGGTCACCGGAGAGGGCCACCCAACGGAACGGGCCGATGCCACGGCAGAATAACGGGCGGATATAAGCTGGTACAAAGCCGGGATAATCAAACGCATTTGTCACACCCGCCTCATACGCCACCTGACGGAGGTTGTTGCCGTAATCGACGACCGGAATTCCCTGATGGTAGAACTCCAGCATCGCGCGCACCTGCTTCGCAATCGATTCCTTCGCCCGCTTGACATAGCCTTCAGGGTCACGCTGGCGAAGTTCCGCCGCTTCCGCAAGGCTCAAACCGGCAGGAATATATCCGTTCAGAACATCATGCGCAGATGTTTGATCGGTGACCATATCCGGCTTAATTCCGCGGCGCACCAGTTCAGGATAGATGTCAGCCGCGTTGCCAAGCAGTCCGATAGAGAGCGGTTGTTTGAGATTGGTTGCTTCGCGAATCTGATCGAGCGCCTCGTCCAGCGTACTGGCGATTGTATCGCAGTAGCCAGTATGCAGACGGCGCTGGATGTGTTGTTGGTCTACCTCAACGGCAAGCACGGAGGCGCCTGCCATGGTGGCAGCCAATGGCTGAGCGCCACCCATCCCTCCCAAACCCGCGGTCAGTATCCATTTACCGGATAAGTCACCGCCGAAGTGCTGGCGGCCCATTTCCACGAAGGTTTCATACGTCCCCTGTATGATACCCTGGCTGCCGATGTAAATCCACGAACCGGCAGTCATCTGGCCGTACATCATCAGGCCCTTGCGGTCGAGTTCGCGGAAAACCTCCCAGGTTGCCCAATGCGGCACCAGGTTGGAGTTGGCGATGAGTACGCGCGGCGCGTCAGGATGGGTTTTGAACACGCCGACCGGCTTGCCCGATTGCACGAGCAGAGTTTCGTCTTCGTCCAGATTTTTGAGCGTCTCGACTATGCGGTCGAAACATTCCCAGTTGCGCGCTGCCTTGCCGATGCCGCCGTAAACAATAAGCTCGTCCGGTTTCTCGGCCACGTCGGGGTCGAGGTTGTTCATAATCATGCGTATCGGCGCTTCTGTGAGCCAGCTTTTGGCGGTGAGCGCCGTGCCACGTGGCGCACGCACAGTGCGCGGCCCACTTCCTGCCTGCGAATTGATGGTAGAAGAGGTATCACCGGTGTTGGGCATGGTTGATTAGCTCCTTTGCTATGCAAAACATAAAATAGTTCTTTTGCCTTGAGTATATCTTACGGGAATGGGAGATGAGAAATGCAGCGACTAACCAAACTATTCGCAATTCACTAAACACATCCAGGGCGTGATACTATATAATATCCCTACATTGATTTTCCGTTTTGATTCCTGTATCTCATTAACAACAAGATAGAAATCAAAGCGATAGCTAGATTTTTTAAAGCACTATTTTATGGACTTACACTCCCTTGTATCAGGTGTGCGTGACTACACACAGAAACACCTGCCACAGTATATTGAAGAGTTGCGCGAACTCTGCGCTATCGACTCGGATAGTCACTATAAACCCGGCCTCGATCTTATGGCTGTCAAATTGGGGGCACGCATGCGGAAACTCGGCATGCAGGTCAACATTGTCGAACGTGAAGCCTGCGGCAACGATTTGACCGGCAGTATGCACGGCGAGGGGAGCGGCAATGTGCTACTGCTCGGCCATATCGATACGGTCTACCCCGTTGGAACAGCTGGCGAACGCCCGCTGCGCATCGAGGGCGATATCGCCCTTGGTCCCGGCGTCTGCGATATGAAAGGCTGCATCCTGGCGGCCATCTACGCAATCGAGGCACTGCTGGCGATGGGGACACGTCCTTTCGCCGAGTTGCGGTTTCTCTGCGTCTCCGATGAAGAAATCCTGTACCGGCATAGCATCGATTTGATTGAGGCAATGTGCCGCAACTGCCAGGGAGCGCTGGTATTGGAGGCGGCGCGCGCAAATGGGGATATCGTCAGTTCCCGCAAAGGCAACTCCGGCTATACGCTGGTCGCGCGCGGTCGATCCGCACACGCGGGCGTTGAACCGGAGAAGGGATTGAACGCGATCACCGAAATCGCGCACCAGGTACTCCAATTTCAAAGCCTGAATGGTTGGCGCGAGGGCATCACTATCAACCCGGGTCTGATTTCGGGAGGAACAGCGCTCAATGTCGTCCCGGAACACGCGCAGGCACGCTTCGATCTGCGCTATTTACACAGCAATGATAGAAACGAAACCGAGCAGCGCTGGCAAGAAATGATGAAACAGAAACTCGTACCCGGTGTAGATTTGACATTGGAGGTTTCACCAGATGCTAAAGAACCGATGGTATCCACACCTGTGAGCTTGAAACTGGCAGGGGCCGCACAAGAGATCGCCGGCTTTCTCGGGTTTCCCCTGAATCATGTCAGTACAGGTGGTTCGTCAGATGGAAGCTATGTCTCACATTTCGGCGTGCCCGTTCTGGATGGCCTGGGGCCAATAGGTGGGCTTGATCATAGCCCCGGCGAATACCTTCTTTTAAGCAGCGTTGCGTCCCGTTCGGCTTTGTTAGGCGGCTTGCTTGCGATTATTGGTTCTCAGAATATGCATGAATAAATTCTACGGACTTTGTAATGGTGCGATATGCGAAAATAGAGCAAATTGCAACTACAGAGTTTGCAAAGCAGAAAAAAATATGTTATATACTAGATACTGAGTAGTGATCGCCGGCTGGGGGCTGGTACGATCTCCTGAGGCCTGCTCATCGAAATGTCGTCGTCAAGTGGATGTAGATCAATCACGTCGTCGGCACTTATTCATCTCGCTCACGCAGGCGACTTGGGAGTCGTGTGTAGCATTTCGCGTTGGGCAAGATGGTAAGAGAAAGAGGTGTCTTACTTGAAACGAAGAGCAAGCATTCTTCCTCTGATTCCTTTCCTCACTATTGTTCTTCTCGTAGTGGGGCTACTGCAACCTTTAAGCGCGAGCGCGGCGTCTATCAGCAGGACGCATTTATCAGCAACGCGTCTGGGAACGCACCAGAACGCTCATCCAAATGCAGGCTATGGCAACCTGCGCTACCACGGTGGCCCGGTAATGGCGGGTACTGCTTATGCATATACCATCTTCTGGGAGCCGACAGGCTCGTATGTCAGTCCCACGTATAACAGTCTCATTCTCAGATACTTCGGTGATGTAGGCGGTTCCGGGCTGTATCACAACAACACACAGTATACGCAAAGTGGCGGCGGTTATCCCAGCAATGCTGTTCTAGGCGGTTCCTGGGTGGATACAGCAGCTTATCCCAGCGGCACGCTTTCAGATGCGCAAATCCAGGGTGAAGTGACGCACGCGCAGAGCGTCAATCACTGGTCATCGAGCATCAATAACGTCTTCTTTGTCTTCACGGCCAGGGGAGAAAACATCTGTGATGGCAGTTCGTGCAGCTTCACAAGTTTCTGCGCCTATCATGGCTACTTCGGCAGCAACACGCTCTACGCCGCGATGCCCTATACGGGCACGAATCTTTCGGCTTGCGGCGTTTCCTACAGCCCCAATAATGATTTTGATGCCGATAGCACCATCAATGTCACCTCTCACGAGCAGATGGAGGCGGCGACCGACCCACTTCTGAACGCCTGGTACGACCTGGCCGGATATGAAATCGGCGACAAGTGCGCCTGGATTTTTGGTCCCGGCAACGGGGACGTCAACTGGAATGGCCATCCTTACGAGGTGCAGAAGGAATGGGACAACCACGTGCGCGGTTGCGTCCTGTCTGGGCCATAATCTTATCTTGAAAGTCTACATGGGCGTATGAAATTGCGCCCAGAGACTCAATGATATGGAGAACACCGGATAGTATGCAGAAGGGTAGGAGGAGCCTCAAGTCTGCCCTGAGACAACTATCCGGTGTTCTTAATGCCCTTTTATCGAATATAATGGAAAGGATCAGTTTTCAAAAGGCAGAATGGGGAATCAATCTGCCTTGTCCCTCATTCCCGCCTGTGCTATAATCTGATAAGAAACCACATATGCGTGGTATGTTTATCTTGCGCAACAAAAGAAATCATATACAGAACAAATTCCCGCCCTTCATCATCTTGCCTGAAAGCGAGACGCCGGTTGCGCTAGAGCGCGGACTCATCGAGCATGACGAAATGACCAGGCGGTAAGAAACCAGGCAACATGAGCAAGTGCCGAGATCCACAGTCAGAAATACAGGTCTATGCATTTGACGAGCTGGATACTCAGGAAAGGATTTTTCGATGATTGATCCCGATAGTGAGTTGGAAGCACGATACCAGTCGATAGTGGCGACGCCCGATTGGTATCAGACGAATATTCCATGCCAGGTAGGCTGCCCGGCACACACAGATGTATCTACCTATATCGGCCTGATCTCGCAGGCACGCTTCGATGAGGCGTACCTGCTGAACCGAAAGTGCAATGTCGTGCCCGGCGTGCTTGGTCGCACGTGCGCGCGTCCCTGTGAGCCTGTGTGTCGTCGCAACAAGATCGACGGCAAGCCGATAGCCATTTGCTGGTTGAAGCGCGCCGCCGCCGATCACCGCGAATACCGGCATCATGCCGAGCGGCCGCCGATTACTAAAGAGAAGAAGGTGGCGATTGTCGGCGCGGGTTCAGCGGGATTGGCCTGCGCGCGCGACCTGCGGGAAATGGGCTACCCTGTCACGGTCTACGAGGCCGACCCCGTTGCAGGCGGCGTGATGGTGAACGGTATTCCGGTATGGCGTTTGCCGCGCTCGGTTACATATGAAGAGTGCAACGAATACATGGACGACCTGGGCGTAGAGATGCACTATAATACGCGTGTTGGGCGCGATGTCATGCTTACCGACCTGCTGAAACAGTATGACGCGGTCTATCTGGCGGCGGGCTGCTACATTTCTAATCCTCTGACCGGCCCGGATAACAAGGTCATTCCAGGAGCGGACCTGAAAGGCGTGGAGGATGGCATCAAGTTGCTGGCCAAGACCAATTTCGGTGAGCCTGCCTTCATCGGCAAAAAGGTTATCGTGCTGGGCGGCGGCTTCACGGCTATGGACTGCTGCCGGACCTCGGTGCGCTTTGGCGCCGAAAAGGTCTACGTGTTGTATCGCCGTTCAAAAGAGGAAATGGGTTCCGACGAGTACGAGGTCGATGAGGCAGAGTTCGAGCATGTCGAGTTCCAATACCTCGTCACGCAGCTCGAAGTATTGAGCAACGATGGCATCCACGCCAGCGGCCTCAAATTGATTCGCAACAAGCTGGGCGATCCCGACGCCAGCGGGCGTCGCCGTCCGATACCCATTCCCGGCACCGAATTTGTGATCGAGGCCGATACGATTATCGCGGCATTTGGCCAGTATAGCGATGCATCATGGATACAGGCCGATGAATTGAAGCTGGAGGTCAACAAACGCTCAGGCGTACCGCTGGTGGATCGGGAAACCTGGATGACCAGTTACCCCGGCCTCTTCGCAGGTGGCGACTATACCGAAGGCTCGCGCAATCTGATCTCTGCCATCGGTGATGGGCGCGACGCGGCGATTGCCATCAATCGCTATCTCGGCGGCGAAGATAAGCCCGCTGAACCAGCTGAAGAGGTCGAACTGCCTGATTACCGGCGCGGCATGGTTGATGACTACGAGTCTATCCCGTTCCAGATGATGCCCTCTCTACCACTGAAGGAGCGCTACAGCAACACACGCGAGACTGAGACAGGCTACACGCCCGCGCAGGCGGTAGAGCAGGCCCGGCGCTGCTTGCAATGCCAGTTGAATATCATGATTGATCCATCAATCTGTATTCTCTGTTCTGGCTGCGTCGACATCTGCCCCTACGACTGCATCAGTATGGAGGGACTTTCGCGTGTGGTCAAAGGCGACCCGCTGCACCTGGGAACGGAAACCTGGCAAGGCGGCGCCGATATGATCATCGACGAGGAGAAGTGCATCCGCTGCGGGCTGTGTATCGTGCGCTGTCCGACCGATGCCATCTCTATGGTGCAATTCGAGGTGGCCAGCCCTAATGACCGCTGGACCGTTTCGAAGATACCGGTGCTGAATATCAAGTAATAGACTAGCAGGCTAGCAGAAAAAGTGCGCTCAATCTGGATTACGGTCCAGAGGGCGCGCTTTTTTGCAATATTCCACTCCTACTAACGCTTCTCCTTCTTTTCCTTCTTTTACACAGGAAAATCACAATCAGTAGAATAAAGGGTTGACTTTTATCAATATGTTCAGTTAAACTTGCCTGTGGGGGACAAGAAACGCTTGCATCTCCTGTTGTCAACACGAAGAAAAGGAGCATAGCCAACACATGCGAAAAATTACCTGGTCAGTACTCGTCCTGGCCACCCTGCTGAGCATCTTTGGTTCAGCGGCAATCGCTTTCGCGCAAAGCCCTTCGGGGTCGGATCCTCTCGCGCATCTTTTCGCGCATCCTGATTTTATTTTGAAAACCACGCATGGTACGCAGGCACCAAACATCTCAGGTTTTTCACCGCAGCAGCTGAGTAAAGCCTATGCTATCAGCCAGATCAGCAAGAAAGATAGCGGTAAGGGCGTTACCGTAGCCATCGATGACGCCTGTGGCAATCCTCACGCGCAGGCTGACCTCAATGCCTACGACAAGGCTTTTGGTTTGAAGAGTACCACGATTAAAGTTGTCCAGCCCGAGGGAACGCCCTGTTCAGACCCAGGCGGCTGGGGCGTCGAGACGGACCTGGATATCCAGATGGTGCATGATTTCGCGCCGAAGGCCAAGATCGTACTAGAAGAGGCGCGCAGCGCTTCCTTCAGCGACCTGCTTAACGCGGCCAAAGACGCTTACACAAAACAAGGTGCGACCATCGTTTCCATGAGCTTTGGTGGTAACGAGTTTTCCGGCGAGACCGGGTCAAGCGCTGATGGCATCTTCTCGACCGGCAATTCAATGGGTGTAAGCTTCACCGCCTCTTCTGGCGACAGCGGGTGCGGCGCCCAGTATCCTGCCGCTTCGCCATTCGTCACCTCTGTTGGCGGCACCAGCCTGTTTATCAATCAGGATGGCAGCTACAAGAGCGAGTCTGCATGGAATGGCAGCGGTGGTGGCACCAGTGCATTCGAAAGCCGCCCGTCCTACCAGAACGGTTTCAATAACAATTCGAAGCGTGGCATTCCTGATGTCGCTATGGTTGCCGATCCGAATACCGGCGTTGCCATGTATGACAGCGATATCGGCGGATTCATTGTCGTCGGTGGCACCAGCGTTGCTGCTCCTTTGTGGGCCGGTGTGCTGGCAAGAGTCAACCAGAAGCGCGCGCATAGCATGCAGAATGCCGACAACGAACTGTACAATGTGGCCAGCAATTCTAGCAAGTACGCAACCGACTACCATGACATTACGACTGGTAGCTCCGGTGGCATTTGCAGCGCCAAGACCGGCTATGACTTTGTAACCGGATTAGGTACCGAAGTTGGGAACGCGCTCGTTCCTGATTTGATCGCGGCTCCGTAATCCCGCAGCACCAGCAAGTGATGCCATTGCTGAGGCAATGAACGTATACAAAGATGGCCTACTAAGTGTTTTCAGAAACCGGGTGGGCCATCTTTCCCATTGCATTTCACTACAAAGGAGTAGCAAGCATGATACGCAAGATCAGCGCGTTAGCTTTCATTTTGACCTTCCTGCTGGGCATCGTTGGTTCGGGGGCGACCGCTTTCGCACAAAGCACGTCAGAGGCGGATCAATTCGATAACGCTATCGCCTACCCAACGATTATCCTGCAAAATGCTCACGGCACTCGAGCGCCCAATGTCAACGGTTTTACTCCGCAGCAGTTTCGCAAGGCTTATGGAATCGACCAGTTAAGCCAGCAGGGCGCGGGCATCACCATTGCCATTGTCGATGCCTGTGGCAATCCGCATGTCCAGTCCGACCTCGACCAGTATGATCAGGCATTCGGCCTGCCTTCTACGACCGTCAAAGTGGTCTACCCGCAAGGCAAAAAGGTTTGCTCAGCGCCATCAAGCTGGGGATTGGAGACGGACCTGGATGTCGAAATGGCACACGCGGTGGCCCCTCAGGCCACAATTGTGCTGGAAGTCGCCGTCAATCCAACGTTCAAGCGCCTTGACCAGGCGGCTGGCGATGCTTATGCCAACCAGGGCGCGGCCGATGTCTCGATGAGCTTCGGTGGCAAAGAGCGCCCCGGTGAAAAAGGAGCTCATGGCGATGCCATTTTCGCTGCCGGTAATGCTAAGGGAGTTACCTTCACCGCTTCGTCCGGCGACAGCGGTTGTGGAGTAAGTTACCCGGCCGCATCTCCTGATGTTGTAGCCGTGGGCGGCACCGTGCTCACGATTAAGCAGGATGGCACCTATGTTAGCGAGACAACATGGAGCGGCAGCGGCGGTGGCTTGAGCAAGTTCGAGCATGTTCCGTCCTACCAGAACGGCTTCAACA is from Ktedonobacteraceae bacterium and encodes:
- a CDS encoding S53 family peptidase, with the translated sequence MIRKISALAFILTFLLGIVGSGATAFAQSTSEADQFDNAIAYPTIILQNAHGTRAPNVNGFTPQQFRKAYGIDQLSQQGAGITIAIVDACGNPHVQSDLDQYDQAFGLPSTTVKVVYPQGKKVCSAPSSWGLETDLDVEMAHAVAPQATIVLEVAVNPTFKRLDQAAGDAYANQGAADVSMSFGGKERPGEKGAHGDAIFAAGNAKGVTFTASSGDSGCGVSYPAASPDVVAVGGTVLTIKQDGTYVSETTWSGSGGGLSKFEHVPSYQNGFNNNSKRGVPDVAMVATGMAMYDSDFGGFVEVAGTSIGAPIWSGVLADANSGRQHTFMNADIELYSVASNPQKYAKDYHDITTGSSGGICNAGPGYDFPTGLGSPVSNNLVPDLIAAP